The following are encoded in a window of Magnetococcales bacterium genomic DNA:
- a CDS encoding glycosyltransferase family 9 protein — translation MNVDRLRFIDLYIGLPLCYLGSLLRRLTAIFRSHQPPPPVKRILFMGLSEMGGILLATPAMKKARDHFQGELYFLTLLHNRSSLELIPMIAPERIFTIRQGHPVHFLVDIVRFIFWCRKNQIDTVVDLELFVRFSALLSWLSGACRRVGFHGFFTEGLYIGDFLTHMVAYNPHLHIAGNYLALSLALTRPTPEHPYVKVQIDPAELTIGQHLPSQKEIASVEETVRARHPDFDPSHQVIVLINPEASGLLPQRRWPRDYFETLIQQLLKEGEEILILLTGGPEEISAHESLCQKINHPRCINFAGALKLGQMPTLYHQSAFMVTNDSGPNHFAAVSRMPTIALYGPETPKLYGSLGRTTSLYAGLACSPCVSAANHRKTPCNDPVCLKLLTPKMVLSHAKELLQEARSLGGQRP, via the coding sequence ATGAATGTTGATCGACTGCGCTTTATCGACCTCTATATCGGTTTGCCCCTCTGTTATTTGGGTAGCCTCCTCCGCCGCCTGACAGCCATTTTCCGCTCCCACCAGCCCCCACCTCCGGTCAAACGGATTCTCTTCATGGGGCTATCGGAGATGGGGGGGATTCTCCTCGCCACCCCCGCCATGAAAAAAGCCCGGGATCATTTTCAAGGGGAGCTCTATTTCCTCACCCTGCTACACAATCGCTCCTCCCTGGAGTTGATTCCCATGATCGCCCCGGAGCGGATTTTTACCATTCGGCAGGGCCATCCGGTGCACTTTTTGGTGGATATTGTTCGGTTTATTTTTTGGTGCCGAAAAAACCAGATCGATACGGTGGTGGATCTGGAACTTTTTGTCCGTTTTTCCGCCCTGCTCTCCTGGTTGAGCGGAGCTTGCAGACGGGTGGGGTTTCATGGTTTTTTCACCGAAGGGCTCTATATCGGTGATTTTTTGACCCATATGGTGGCCTACAATCCCCACCTGCATATCGCCGGAAACTATCTCGCCCTGAGCCTGGCCTTGACCCGCCCCACCCCGGAACACCCCTACGTCAAGGTCCAGATCGATCCAGCCGAACTCACCATCGGCCAACACCTTCCCAGCCAGAAGGAGATCGCCTCGGTTGAGGAGACCGTCCGCGCCCGCCATCCTGACTTTGACCCCAGCCACCAGGTTATCGTCCTCATCAACCCCGAAGCCAGCGGCCTGCTCCCCCAACGGCGCTGGCCCCGGGACTATTTTGAGACCCTGATCCAACAGCTACTTAAAGAAGGGGAAGAGATTCTGATTCTCCTCACCGGGGGGCCTGAAGAAATCAGCGCCCACGAAAGCCTCTGCCAAAAAATCAATCACCCCCGCTGCATCAATTTTGCCGGAGCCCTCAAGCTGGGGCAGATGCCGACACTCTATCACCAGTCGGCCTTCATGGTGACCAACGACTCCGGTCCCAACCATTTTGCAGCAGTCAGCCGAATGCCCACCATCGCCCTCTACGGCCCGGAAACCCCCAAACTTTACGGCTCCCTGGGGCGCACCACCTCCCTCTATGCCGGGCTCGCCTGCTCCCCCTGTGTCAGCGCCGCCAACCACCGCAAAACCCCTTGCAACGATCCGGTGTGCCTGAAGCTGTTGACCCCGAAAATGGTTTTGTCCCATGCCAAGGAGTTGCTTCAGGAGGCCCGCTCCTTGGGGGGACAGCGCCCATAG
- a CDS encoding radical SAM protein, with protein MTTINQVLFLRVPPYFGYANHHPHDITLPFTTAYAASILNQAGFQVTVLDLWANGWSLEKSLAHILALNPQAILYDCTTGVLPALKEINAALLNKISPRTLAFGAIPTFFPEALFTHDSGFEIGLAGECEKTVGVVMTALAQGSDWRNIPGLVYWDSDSETLVKTPKGPFLEDLDQLPLIDYHLFDLKRYRKFSFPVPIFRRVRWGHLLTTRGCPYHCSFCSHDHRQSFGRAMRHTSPKRVADEFEHLATRHGVNAISIEDDCFTVDGGYVSEICDELIRRNLGVKWVVQTRADLLDRPLMKKMKAAGCVGLSLGIESGSDRVLKVLKKGVRVARIRETLENATAEGLMLRLLFMIGNPGETEAEIEETIQLALSAQAITVQAHFCTPYPGTDFFDPNQDSLGAFGDFSSYNAIHRNMSQVSDERLLELRNRFYHSYYFSWHYLKLFMRQRLRYFPPLAMNDLPLIVRALFYLLRKPEDVVGKRSIPDLKSP; from the coding sequence ATGACAACAATCAACCAAGTGCTTTTTCTCAGGGTTCCCCCCTACTTCGGCTACGCCAACCACCACCCCCACGACATCACCCTCCCCTTCACCACCGCCTACGCCGCCTCCATCCTCAACCAAGCAGGCTTCCAAGTAACGGTGCTCGACCTGTGGGCCAACGGCTGGTCTCTGGAAAAAAGCCTCGCCCACATTTTGGCTCTGAACCCCCAGGCGATCCTCTACGACTGCACCACCGGGGTGCTGCCCGCTCTGAAAGAGATCAACGCCGCCCTACTCAACAAAATATCCCCCCGCACCCTGGCCTTCGGCGCTATTCCGACCTTTTTCCCGGAGGCACTCTTTACCCACGACTCCGGATTTGAAATTGGTCTTGCCGGGGAGTGTGAAAAGACGGTAGGCGTGGTCATGACCGCCCTTGCTCAAGGCTCCGACTGGCGAAACATTCCCGGATTGGTCTATTGGGATAGCGACTCCGAAACCCTGGTCAAAACCCCGAAAGGCCCCTTTCTGGAGGATCTCGACCAGCTGCCTCTGATCGACTATCACCTTTTCGACCTGAAACGCTATCGCAAGTTTTCCTTTCCAGTGCCCATTTTTCGCCGGGTGCGCTGGGGTCATCTCCTCACCACCCGGGGCTGTCCCTACCATTGCTCGTTCTGTAGCCACGACCATCGGCAATCCTTTGGCCGAGCCATGCGCCACACCAGCCCCAAGCGCGTGGCCGATGAGTTTGAACACCTTGCCACTCGCCATGGGGTCAACGCCATTTCCATTGAGGATGACTGCTTTACGGTGGACGGGGGGTATGTCAGCGAAATCTGTGATGAACTGATCCGGCGGAATCTTGGAGTCAAATGGGTGGTACAGACCCGGGCGGATCTTCTGGATCGACCCCTCATGAAAAAGATGAAAGCGGCTGGGTGTGTGGGGTTGAGCCTGGGAATTGAGTCGGGAAGCGACCGGGTTTTAAAGGTGCTCAAAAAAGGGGTCCGGGTGGCCCGGATTCGGGAAACCCTGGAAAATGCCACCGCAGAAGGGCTCATGCTGCGGCTGCTTTTCATGATCGGCAACCCTGGCGAAACAGAGGCTGAAATCGAGGAGACCATCCAGCTGGCCCTCTCAGCCCAGGCGATCACCGTGCAGGCCCATTTTTGCACCCCCTATCCCGGCACCGATTTTTTTGATCCCAACCAGGACAGCCTGGGCGCTTTTGGTGATTTTTCCTCCTATAACGCCATCCATCGCAACATGAGCCAGGTCAGCGATGAACGGCTTTTGGAGCTGCGCAACCGCTTTTATCACAGCTACTATTTTTCCTGGCACTATCTCAAGCTGTTCATGCGCCAGCGACTGCGCTATTTCCCACCCCTGGCGATGAACGACCTGCCCTTGATTGTGCGGGCGCTTTTTTATCTCCTGCGCAAACCGGAAGATGTGGTGGGCAAACGATCGATTCCGGATTTAAAATCACCCTGA
- a CDS encoding DegT/DnrJ/EryC1/StrS family aminotransferase — MAIPRQRVLLSPASWPMVLGELLTGGLIEGDQVGVLEERFAQYIGSRHAIAIPSGRAGLKYALESFDLEPGAEIICPAFTYPIVPFVIEALGFRPRFVDIRLPELGLDPELLAQAITPQTRGIIPTHLFGVPCDIEPIMAIARDKGLRVIEDCAHCCGAKVGDTLAGAFGDVGYFSFETSKCINALGGGMLTTSDDQLAEKLRHARDQGSLPKTSKILKRLAKSTFEALVTLPPLFSLGVYPALRLLSMVKKSEDVLGSAYVGSDINMKGRSDQFTNYQARLALPQLEGITALNAERTRTAQSLSQALSGALPIHAPVAPHHTPNWLLFSALVPNLGEMSHKLLAQGIDTKRHYMRDCTAIFTTDDHCPTSQRADRELIHLPSYPGLSEDNLQRIAATLKGILQEGSPQ, encoded by the coding sequence ATGGCCATACCCAGACAACGCGTTTTGCTCTCTCCTGCCAGCTGGCCCATGGTGTTGGGAGAGCTGCTCACAGGTGGGCTTATCGAAGGGGATCAGGTGGGTGTGCTGGAGGAGCGATTTGCTCAATATATCGGCTCTCGCCACGCCATTGCCATTCCATCGGGGCGGGCTGGGCTGAAATATGCCCTGGAAAGCTTTGACCTGGAGCCGGGAGCGGAAATCATCTGCCCGGCCTTTACCTACCCCATTGTTCCGTTTGTGATCGAAGCGTTGGGGTTTCGCCCCCGTTTTGTGGATATCCGCCTACCGGAGCTGGGGCTTGATCCGGAGCTGTTGGCCCAGGCCATCACCCCCCAAACCCGGGGGATCATTCCCACCCATTTATTCGGAGTCCCCTGTGATATCGAACCGATCATGGCCATTGCCCGGGACAAGGGGCTACGGGTGATTGAGGATTGCGCCCACTGCTGTGGGGCTAAAGTGGGAGATACCTTGGCGGGTGCATTTGGGGATGTGGGTTATTTCAGCTTTGAAACCTCCAAATGCATCAATGCCCTGGGTGGCGGCATGCTCACCACCTCCGATGACCAGCTGGCGGAAAAGCTCCGCCACGCCCGGGATCAGGGGAGCTTGCCCAAAACCTCCAAGATATTGAAGCGGCTGGCCAAATCCACCTTTGAGGCCCTGGTTACCCTGCCGCCGCTCTTTTCTCTGGGGGTTTATCCGGCGCTGCGGCTGCTCTCCATGGTGAAAAAATCAGAAGATGTGCTGGGTTCGGCTTATGTGGGGTCGGATATCAACATGAAGGGGCGTTCCGATCAATTTACCAACTATCAGGCCCGCCTGGCCCTCCCCCAGCTGGAAGGGATCACTGCCCTCAACGCCGAACGCACCCGCACCGCCCAGAGCCTCAGCCAGGCCCTTTCGGGAGCCCTCCCCATCCATGCCCCGGTGGCACCCCACCATACCCCCAACTGGCTGCTATTTTCGGCTCTGGTGCCCAACCTGGGTGAGATGAGCCACAAACTCCTGGCCCAAGGGATCGATACCAAGCGCCACTATATGCGGGATTGCACGGCGATATTTACCACAGACGACCACTGCCCCACCTCCCAACGGGCTGATCGGGAGCTGATCCACCTGCCCTCCTATCCGGGCCTCTCTGAAGATAATTTGCAACGCATTGCCGCCACCCTCAAAGGTATTCTCCAAGAGGGTTCCCCTCAATGA
- a CDS encoding flippase-like domain-containing protein, producing MTATSRTLTLLRWGFVLFLAIVLGLIMRDGLVQDWSMLERVNGWWLLPAVGFAVLDVAIDFLVWWILLREVYPQAKPVASLTPFLAGFAVDLLPAKVGTFSRAWFLRILWDIPMRLGVAVQSNAALIDLLAATLIAILGLGSLGLWKTAGLIGLLVSIACGVVFAVIFYPHLQGWVQRVIRPFVPAEMAFGIHELQESIKNLLQLRLVLPLALVKGISWLAMGLVLYAIAQCFHQPLSVTEALFVVAGSALLGLFSMVPNGLGITEASLVGFLTYLDLPLDTAILSAFLFRIFTMWAWLLIGNLAGQRMARLVDIQKQILD from the coding sequence ATGACCGCCACTTCCCGCACGCTTACCTTGCTGCGCTGGGGATTTGTTCTGTTCCTGGCTATCGTGCTCGGTTTGATCATGCGGGATGGGCTGGTGCAGGATTGGTCGATGCTGGAGCGGGTCAACGGCTGGTGGCTGTTGCCAGCGGTGGGATTTGCCGTGTTGGATGTGGCCATCGATTTTTTGGTGTGGTGGATATTGCTGCGTGAGGTTTATCCCCAAGCCAAGCCAGTGGCTTCTCTCACCCCTTTTCTGGCCGGGTTTGCGGTGGATTTATTGCCAGCCAAGGTAGGTACCTTCAGCCGGGCGTGGTTTTTGCGGATTTTGTGGGATATTCCCATGCGCCTGGGTGTGGCTGTCCAGAGCAATGCGGCTTTGATTGATCTTTTGGCTGCCACTTTGATTGCCATTTTGGGGCTGGGTTCTTTGGGGCTTTGGAAGACGGCCGGGTTGATTGGTCTTTTGGTGAGTATTGCCTGTGGGGTGGTGTTTGCGGTGATTTTTTATCCCCACCTGCAGGGGTGGGTGCAGCGGGTGATTCGTCCTTTTGTACCGGCTGAGATGGCTTTTGGCATTCACGAGTTGCAAGAGTCGATCAAAAACCTGTTGCAGCTGCGGCTGGTGCTGCCTTTGGCTTTGGTGAAGGGGATTTCCTGGCTCGCCATGGGATTGGTGCTTTATGCCATCGCCCAATGTTTTCATCAGCCTCTCTCGGTTACTGAGGCTCTTTTTGTGGTGGCTGGCAGTGCTCTGCTGGGATTGTTTTCCATGGTTCCCAACGGCCTGGGCATCACCGAAGCCTCTCTGGTGGGGTTTCTTACCTATCTTGATCTTCCTTTGGATACTGCCATTCTTTCGGCCTTTCTCTTTCGGATTTTCACCATGTGGGCTTGGCTTTTGATCGGCAATCTAGCGGGTCAAAGAATGGCCAGATTGGTGGATATACAAAAACAAATACTGGACTGA
- a CDS encoding response regulator: protein MAGDSKHTQGLTSDTELLRSLSLLYVEDDPEIREQLAQFLSLRVGEVYLAENGSQGLEVYREKKPDVIITDLLMTGMNGLDMAQAIQEIDPEVPIIVTTAYSDEEAFMRAFDMGIDRYVMKPIDPGFLINAITKSARLVSRRRECTLNDRYTRFLTDIHSEFVVVVSQQGQVEHLNRPFLQFLGFSATEGFNRHYDHLGALLVNTDGTPFVRGAAGRWADALVEAQDGGGAILLLRKPGALETAAMACFVSCHSFPENGKRVFIFSSVERLEERLEVLKGVL, encoded by the coding sequence ATGGCAGGGGACTCCAAGCATACTCAGGGATTGACCTCCGACACGGAACTTTTGAGATCTCTGTCGCTGCTTTATGTGGAAGATGATCCAGAGATCCGCGAGCAGCTGGCTCAATTTCTTTCTCTGCGGGTGGGGGAGGTCTATTTGGCGGAAAACGGTTCTCAGGGGCTTGAAGTTTATCGAGAAAAAAAGCCGGACGTTATTATCACCGATCTACTCATGACTGGCATGAACGGTTTGGACATGGCCCAGGCGATTCAGGAGATTGATCCGGAAGTTCCTATTATTGTCACCACGGCTTACAGTGATGAAGAGGCTTTTATGCGGGCCTTTGACATGGGTATTGATCGGTATGTGATGAAGCCGATTGATCCTGGTTTTTTAATCAATGCCATCACCAAATCTGCTCGTTTGGTTTCTCGTCGCAGGGAGTGCACTTTAAACGACCGTTATACGCGTTTTTTGACTGACATTCATTCTGAATTTGTGGTGGTGGTTTCTCAGCAGGGTCAGGTGGAGCATTTAAACCGGCCTTTTTTGCAATTTTTGGGTTTTTCTGCCACGGAGGGTTTTAATCGTCATTATGATCATTTGGGGGCGTTATTGGTCAACACGGATGGCACTCCTTTTGTGAGGGGGGCAGCTGGACGTTGGGCGGATGCTCTTGTGGAGGCTCAGGATGGTGGGGGGGCGATCCTTTTACTGCGCAAGCCTGGGGCTTTGGAGACGGCGGCTATGGCATGTTTTGTGAGTTGTCATTCTTTTCCGGAAAATGGTAAGCGCGTATTTATTTTTTCCAGTGTGGAGCGATTGGAGGAGCGGTTGGAGGTGTTGAAAGGTGTGTTGTAA
- the argJ gene encoding bifunctional glutamate N-acetyltransferase/amino-acid acetyltransferase ArgJ — protein MATKSKPESSPDTDNALLKVPGFRLAATASGIKNKGVLDLLLVACDPPAVVAGVFTRNQIVAAPVEICRERLSGGEAQGLLVNSGNANACTGAVGDETARELSAQVADLLGAPNDTIFIASTGVIGEPLPGEKVKKALPKLMDDLDEGEWLQAAQAIMTTDTRPKATSRQFTLEEITFTVTGIAKGSGMIHPDMATMLGFIFTDAPITQAALQTLLTQAVDNSFNAITVDGDTSTNDTVLAFSSGLAGGDTIDDPEHPRAAPLAQALNGLCQELAWEIVRDGEGASKFVTVSVTGAKTRADAKQVAMTVAKSPLVKTACCGSDPNWGRIIAAVGYAGVPLVVDRLAIHLGEVRIVKNGGRDPDYTEEQGQAVMNCPEIAITIDLGLGEASATVATCDLTQGYITINADYRS, from the coding sequence ATGGCGACCAAATCCAAACCCGAATCCAGCCCCGACACTGATAATGCGCTACTCAAAGTGCCGGGATTTCGCTTGGCAGCGACCGCTTCAGGCATCAAAAATAAGGGGGTGCTTGATCTCCTCCTCGTTGCCTGTGACCCACCGGCCGTGGTGGCCGGGGTATTTACCCGCAATCAGATCGTCGCCGCTCCGGTGGAAATCTGCCGGGAGCGCTTGTCGGGAGGGGAGGCTCAAGGGCTGCTGGTCAATTCCGGCAATGCCAACGCCTGTACCGGTGCTGTTGGTGATGAGACAGCCCGGGAACTATCAGCGCAAGTGGCTGATTTGCTGGGCGCACCCAACGACACCATCTTTATCGCCTCCACCGGAGTGATCGGCGAACCACTGCCCGGGGAAAAAGTCAAAAAGGCGCTCCCCAAACTCATGGATGATCTGGATGAGGGGGAATGGCTTCAGGCTGCCCAGGCGATCATGACTACCGATACCCGACCCAAAGCGACCAGTCGGCAGTTTACCCTGGAAGAGATAACTTTTACCGTCACCGGCATTGCCAAAGGCTCCGGCATGATTCACCCGGACATGGCGACCATGCTCGGGTTTATCTTTACCGACGCCCCCATCACCCAGGCGGCCTTACAGACCCTGCTGACTCAGGCGGTGGATAACAGCTTCAACGCCATCACCGTGGATGGAGATACCTCCACCAACGATACCGTGCTGGCTTTTTCATCCGGCTTGGCAGGCGGGGACACCATTGATGATCCGGAACATCCCCGGGCAGCCCCCCTGGCCCAAGCCTTGAATGGCCTCTGCCAGGAGCTGGCCTGGGAGATTGTCCGGGATGGCGAAGGGGCCTCCAAATTTGTGACTGTTTCGGTGACCGGCGCCAAAACCCGGGCCGATGCCAAACAGGTCGCCATGACGGTGGCCAAATCCCCTTTGGTCAAAACCGCCTGCTGCGGCTCAGACCCCAACTGGGGCCGGATCATCGCGGCTGTCGGCTATGCCGGTGTACCACTGGTGGTGGATCGGCTGGCGATTCATCTGGGGGAGGTGCGGATTGTAAAAAACGGCGGCAGGGATCCGGACTATACCGAGGAGCAGGGGCAGGCGGTGATGAACTGCCCGGAGATCGCCATTACCATTGATCTGGGACTGGGAGAGGCTTCCGCGACGGTGGCTACCTGTGATCTGACCCAGGGCTACATCACCATCAACGCCGACTATCGCAGCTGA
- the yrfG gene encoding GMP/IMP nucleotidase gives MDRNKPSSSPLSPSPPLAWDEIKTVLLDMDGTLLDLHFDNVFFLETVPKAYGKKNGLSFSEAKAAVKESYRTVEGTLLWYDLDYWSRVLGMDIPLLKQEVQHLIQVHPQVIPFLKSLRSCQLPTHLVTNAHSSSLKLKLSRTPIGDYFDSVISSAQVGEPKEADPFWPLLKERIGFEPATTLLIDDSEPVLEAAARFGIGHLRHIAAPSSQEPPCYSRQFFSITRFSEIQPK, from the coding sequence ATGGATCGGAACAAACCATCCAGCTCACCTCTCTCCCCCTCGCCCCCGCTGGCCTGGGATGAGATCAAAACCGTCCTGCTGGATATGGATGGGACTCTGCTGGACCTCCATTTTGACAACGTCTTTTTTCTGGAGACGGTACCCAAAGCCTATGGAAAAAAAAACGGCCTCTCCTTTAGCGAAGCCAAGGCCGCCGTCAAGGAGAGCTATCGCACGGTGGAAGGAACCCTGCTCTGGTATGATCTCGACTACTGGAGCCGGGTGCTGGGTATGGATATTCCCCTGCTGAAACAGGAAGTGCAGCACCTGATCCAGGTCCACCCCCAGGTGATTCCTTTTCTGAAAAGCTTGAGATCCTGCCAGCTGCCGACGCACCTGGTGACCAACGCCCATTCGAGTTCACTGAAGCTCAAGCTTTCCCGCACCCCCATCGGGGATTATTTTGACTCGGTTATCTCCAGCGCCCAGGTGGGTGAGCCCAAAGAGGCGGATCCCTTCTGGCCTCTGCTGAAGGAAAGAATCGGATTTGAACCCGCTACCACCCTGCTGATTGACGACTCCGAACCGGTTCTGGAAGCCGCCGCCCGGTTTGGTATTGGCCACCTGCGCCACATCGCCGCCCCCAGCTCCCAAGAGCCCCCCTGCTATTCCCGGCAGTTTTTCTCCATCACCCGGTTTTCAGAAATTCAGCCAAAATAG
- a CDS encoding sulfotransferase, translating into MQAPGTTAPLFIGGLCRSGTSLLRCMIGQHSAFFSGLETHWFGMDWQAGPQGGVAERNETLEERLDLLQQLFEVQPDDMARIIKESRSATHFLNRFMSYCTSRAGKRRWVEKTPGNVFHLVTIHAAWEHAGFIHVVRDPRDVFASFKGSKTYHTPELFAPHWCRFLGASHKAREHYKSDDKWFMDVRYEQLVFQPVSVMKGVIDFVGEGWEEAAGRFDGNAHDVEVVRKVLGWEGPTTSRLGTPLLTDRVGIWKKQTTPKEINRIREMVADQGLLSYFDAMIEQTEADLLAIGQRADA; encoded by the coding sequence ATGCAAGCCCCCGGTACAACCGCACCCCTCTTTATCGGCGGTTTATGCCGATCAGGTACTTCCCTTCTACGCTGTATGATTGGTCAGCATTCCGCCTTTTTTTCAGGCCTGGAGACACACTGGTTTGGGATGGATTGGCAAGCAGGCCCCCAAGGGGGGGTGGCTGAGCGCAACGAAACCCTGGAAGAGCGCCTCGATCTTCTACAGCAACTCTTTGAAGTTCAACCCGACGACATGGCGCGAATTATCAAAGAGTCTCGAAGTGCCACCCATTTTTTGAATCGTTTTATGAGCTACTGTACCTCCCGGGCCGGTAAACGGCGCTGGGTGGAAAAAACCCCCGGTAACGTCTTTCATCTGGTCACCATCCACGCCGCTTGGGAGCACGCTGGATTTATCCATGTGGTTCGGGATCCCCGGGATGTTTTCGCTTCCTTCAAGGGCTCCAAAACTTACCACACACCGGAACTCTTCGCTCCCCACTGGTGCCGTTTTTTGGGTGCCAGCCATAAAGCCAGAGAGCACTATAAATCGGATGACAAATGGTTTATGGATGTGCGCTACGAACAGCTGGTATTTCAACCGGTTTCGGTGATGAAGGGGGTTATCGATTTTGTGGGGGAGGGGTGGGAAGAGGCTGCCGGGCGTTTTGATGGCAACGCCCACGATGTTGAAGTCGTGCGCAAGGTGTTGGGGTGGGAAGGCCCTACTACTTCCCGCTTGGGTACCCCCCTCTTGACCGATCGGGTGGGCATCTGGAAAAAGCAGACAACTCCGAAGGAGATCAACCGGATTCGGGAAATGGTTGCAGATCAGGGCCTGCTCTCCTACTTCGATGCCATGATTGAGCAGACTGAAGCCGACCTGCTGGCGATCGGGCAGAGGGCTGATGCCTGA
- a CDS encoding metal-dependent hydrolase produces MADFKTHLTVATVAGGLGSTSLLVAERVSQGDALVCFVAAILGGILPDIDADNSTPLNIAFTLGAIVFSFLVMFGQTGGGLSVVELVGIWLVAFLFFKSVIFKIFTWSTVHRGIFHSLPAGVLFGFIMAIWLTKGYAFSGISAWLAGGFLFFGFVIHLLLDEIYSLNLLGVGGVKNSFGTAFKLYSSDPLASAFMYGGVGVLFLFMPESQGVVERVMTPETWGTITSRFLPSGSWYGWGAPP; encoded by the coding sequence ATGGCTGATTTCAAGACGCATCTGACTGTGGCTACCGTTGCCGGTGGCTTGGGCTCCACCTCTCTACTGGTGGCGGAACGAGTAAGCCAGGGGGATGCTCTGGTCTGTTTTGTGGCGGCGATTTTGGGGGGGATTTTGCCTGATATTGATGCCGATAATTCGACCCCCCTCAATATCGCTTTTACCCTTGGGGCGATTGTGTTTTCGTTCCTGGTCATGTTCGGTCAAACCGGTGGCGGGCTTTCGGTGGTGGAGCTGGTCGGTATTTGGCTGGTGGCGTTTCTTTTTTTTAAATCGGTCATCTTTAAAATATTTACCTGGTCTACGGTGCATCGGGGGATTTTTCACTCCCTGCCTGCCGGGGTGTTGTTTGGATTCATCATGGCCATCTGGCTCACCAAGGGGTACGCCTTTTCCGGAATATCGGCTTGGCTGGCAGGGGGATTTCTTTTTTTCGGCTTTGTGATTCACCTGTTGCTGGACGAAATCTACAGCCTCAATCTATTGGGGGTCGGGGGGGTGAAAAACTCCTTTGGCACCGCATTCAAACTCTACTCCAGCGACCCTTTGGCCAGCGCGTTCATGTATGGCGGGGTGGGGGTGCTGTTTTTATTCATGCCTGAGAGTCAGGGGGTGGTGGAAAGGGTGATGACCCCTGAAACCTGGGGCACGATAACCAGCCGCTTTTTGCCCAGTGGCAGCTGGTATGGATGGGGTGCCCCCCCTTGA
- the amrA gene encoding AmmeMemoRadiSam system protein A has protein sequence MIGPKLPTILRGHLEKVLRGEEGISPDQLLAQDESLGVQGASFITLTQAGQLRGCIGTVQAHRSLARDLLDNAVAAATRDPRFSALRAEQLADVRIEVSLLTPPEPFPYRDGLDLLKRLQPGVHGVILRKGQRRATFLPQVWQQLPDAKTFLTHLCLKAGLMEGCWQEGVDILVYTVEKFLEEKSF, from the coding sequence ATGATCGGACCAAAACTGCCAACCATTCTTCGAGGCCATCTGGAAAAGGTGCTGCGGGGAGAGGAGGGGATCTCTCCAGATCAGTTGTTGGCTCAGGATGAGTCCCTGGGGGTGCAGGGGGCGAGCTTTATCACCCTCACCCAGGCCGGACAGCTCAGGGGGTGTATCGGCACGGTGCAGGCCCATCGTTCTCTGGCCCGGGATTTGCTCGACAATGCTGTCGCTGCGGCCACCCGGGATCCCCGGTTTTCAGCGCTCCGGGCTGAGCAGTTGGCAGATGTGCGGATTGAAGTCTCCCTCCTGACTCCTCCCGAACCCTTTCCCTATCGGGATGGTTTGGATCTGCTGAAGCGTTTGCAACCGGGGGTGCATGGGGTGATTCTGCGCAAAGGTCAGCGTCGGGCGACCTTTTTGCCTCAGGTGTGGCAGCAGCTTCCCGATGCCAAAACCTTTCTGACCCACCTCTGCCTCAAGGCCGGTCTCATGGAGGGGTGCTGGCAGGAGGGAGTCGATATTTTGGTCTATACGGTGGAAAAATTTTTGGAAGAGAAGAGCTTCTGA